A region of Paenibacillus thiaminolyticus DNA encodes the following proteins:
- a CDS encoding siderophore ABC transporter substrate-binding protein, with protein sequence MKKTVLILVIAMMATLVAACGSNKTDSSNGSTSTGAEANNTAEEIVIKHELDETTVKKNPSKVVVFSYGVVDSLDKLGVDIAALPKNSLPPYLKKFEDEKYVNAGGLKEPDFEAIHALKPDLIIIAGRQASSYEEFKAIAPTIYMDIDTDRYMESFKENAENLGKIFNKESEVQAELAKSDGDIKQLNEKVTASNKNALIILANDGKISAYGAGSRFGIIHDVFGFPPVDPDIKTSTHGDPVSFEYIVEKDPDYLFVIDRGAVVGGESSAKQVVENELVKKTKAYKEGHIVYLDPSYWYLSGGGLVSVEEMVKEIGAAIQ encoded by the coding sequence TTGAAGAAAACAGTCCTAATTCTGGTTATAGCCATGATGGCAACCCTCGTTGCAGCATGTGGTTCCAATAAGACAGACAGCAGCAATGGTTCGACATCTACTGGAGCCGAAGCGAACAACACAGCGGAAGAAATCGTTATTAAGCATGAGTTGGACGAAACGACGGTGAAGAAGAACCCGTCTAAAGTCGTTGTATTCAGCTACGGAGTCGTCGATTCCCTGGACAAATTGGGTGTAGACATCGCGGCGCTGCCAAAGAACAGCCTGCCTCCTTACTTGAAAAAATTCGAAGACGAGAAGTATGTGAATGCGGGCGGTTTGAAGGAGCCGGACTTCGAGGCGATTCACGCCCTGAAGCCGGACCTGATCATCATTGCCGGCCGGCAAGCGTCGTCGTATGAAGAGTTCAAGGCCATCGCGCCGACGATATACATGGATATTGACACGGACCGTTATATGGAGTCCTTCAAAGAGAACGCGGAAAACCTCGGCAAAATCTTCAACAAAGAATCCGAAGTACAAGCGGAGCTTGCGAAGAGCGATGGAGATATCAAGCAATTGAATGAGAAAGTGACGGCGTCGAACAAAAACGCGCTCATCATTCTGGCGAACGACGGCAAAATCAGCGCCTATGGCGCCGGCTCCCGCTTCGGCATTATCCATGACGTATTCGGCTTCCCGCCGGTTGATCCGGACATTAAAACATCGACTCACGGAGACCCTGTATCCTTCGAATATATCGTGGAGAAGGATCCAGACTATCTGTTCGTTATCGATAGAGGCGCTGTCGTCGGCGGCGAATCGTCAGCGAAGCAAGTCGTAGAGAACGAACTGGTCAAGAAGACCAAGGCCTACAAGGAAGGGCACATCGTCTACCTCGATCCGAGCTACTGGTATCTGTCGGGCGGCGGCCTCGTCTCCGTAGAGGAAATGGTAAAAGAAATAGGAGCGGCAATTCAATAA
- a CDS encoding M56 family metallopeptidase — translation MSPAWNECLLSFFGWVIRGSLMAGILVVLVLSLQFLLRKRLEARWKYWLWLPVAIRLLLPWAPESSLSLYNVLPVDVLAPGIQQQTPNASAWHQWWKGSGGNNEETAQIERSYTPEKSSQIRGDAEVSDPSHKSGTVRDISIWWSGFKQMGFTNLLMLVWLAGVLFLAAKTAYDQLRLQQALRAGRCIDTPLLSAVFSETKQLMGVKREVRFVASERIPGPAVVGVHKPAIVVSPSLLVTLREHQLRCILAHEFAHIQRRDVAVNWTMHILLILHWFNPLLWLAVHKTRQDQEMACDACVLNRMSSQPNLQHINTYGQTIIHVLEHFHLSGKRHQPGLAGLSATHKQMKKRLLMIKRFHKRSYHLSILGMAIIVALGSVTLVNAKGNDVGAAPSPDVNEIALKTAATKPKAEGEGEMLEKAEKERVAKLLEKNPDDTYIVYVSNELKKEKGGREVFLMGGSPPAFDTYEAYLKRASTLKEAVLQQPADLPEGYTFAEANIYFVFTSKNFAPVKAEAKKLGKQVYSKKINVTKSHHIGLTYTNGEDFISFQSFHFDEEDVKDKKRKEKEYNYTSAKDREKKDPKHEGRNYLSWEEGEKSFQIVTNKGNPLMEEDLIKLAKTAVKK, via the coding sequence ATGAGTCCTGCATGGAACGAATGTTTATTGTCGTTCTTCGGCTGGGTCATCCGCGGGTCGTTAATGGCCGGCATCCTGGTCGTGCTTGTCCTGAGTTTACAATTTCTGCTGCGCAAAAGGCTTGAGGCTAGATGGAAATATTGGCTCTGGTTGCCTGTGGCGATTCGTCTACTGCTCCCTTGGGCGCCGGAATCCTCGCTTAGCTTATACAATGTTCTGCCTGTGGATGTCTTAGCGCCCGGAATTCAACAACAAACTCCAAATGCATCGGCTTGGCATCAATGGTGGAAGGGGTCAGGGGGGAATAACGAAGAGACAGCTCAAATAGAGCGTTCCTACACCCCGGAGAAAAGCAGCCAAATAAGAGGAGATGCGGAAGTTTCAGATCCGTCCCATAAATCGGGAACTGTGCGGGACATAAGCATCTGGTGGAGCGGGTTCAAACAAATGGGATTCACCAATCTGCTGATGTTGGTTTGGCTTGCAGGCGTGCTGTTTCTTGCGGCGAAGACGGCATACGACCAGCTTCGATTGCAACAAGCTCTGCGCGCGGGCCGATGTATTGACACGCCTTTGTTATCGGCAGTCTTCAGCGAAACGAAGCAGCTAATGGGCGTAAAGCGTGAAGTGCGGTTTGTAGCAAGTGAGCGCATTCCTGGGCCTGCCGTAGTCGGTGTTCACAAGCCGGCGATCGTTGTTTCGCCGAGTCTGCTCGTTACGCTGCGAGAGCATCAGCTTCGGTGTATTTTGGCGCACGAATTTGCGCATATACAGCGGAGGGATGTGGCGGTGAATTGGACGATGCACATTTTGCTCATTCTCCATTGGTTTAATCCATTGTTGTGGCTTGCCGTACATAAAACAAGGCAGGATCAGGAGATGGCCTGCGATGCATGCGTACTGAATCGGATGAGTTCTCAGCCAAATCTACAGCATATCAATACATATGGGCAAACCATCATCCATGTGCTGGAGCATTTTCATTTGTCAGGCAAACGACATCAGCCAGGGCTTGCCGGATTGTCTGCGACGCATAAACAAATGAAGAAAAGGTTGTTAATGATCAAGCGATTTCATAAAAGATCCTATCATTTATCCATTTTGGGGATGGCGATTATTGTTGCGCTTGGCAGCGTGACGCTGGTAAATGCGAAGGGAAACGATGTTGGGGCCGCTCCATCCCCTGATGTCAACGAGATTGCCTTGAAAACGGCGGCAACTAAACCAAAAGCTGAAGGTGAAGGCGAAATGCTGGAGAAAGCGGAGAAAGAGAGAGTCGCCAAACTGCTTGAAAAAAATCCGGATGATACGTATATCGTATATGTCAGCAATGAATTAAAGAAAGAAAAGGGCGGCCGAGAAGTTTTTCTCATGGGAGGCTCACCTCCTGCATTCGATACATATGAGGCTTACCTCAAAAGAGCATCGACCTTGAAAGAGGCGGTCCTGCAGCAGCCAGCGGACTTGCCGGAGGGCTATACTTTCGCCGAAGCGAATATTTATTTCGTGTTCACTTCTAAGAATTTTGCACCAGTAAAAGCCGAGGCTAAAAAGCTGGGGAAACAGGTATATTCCAAGAAAATTAACGTGACAAAAAGCCACCACATCGGGTTAACGTACACGAATGGAGAAGACTTTATCTCATTTCAGAGCTTTCATTTTGACGAGGAAGATGTAAAAGATAAGAAGAGGAAAGAAAAGGAATACAACTATACATCCGCTAAAGACAGAGAAAAGAAAGATCCGAAGCATGAAGGAAGAAATTATCTTAGCTGGGAAGAAGGTGAAAAAAGCTTTCAAATCGTAACCAATAAGGGTAATCCATTGATGGAAGAAGACCTAATCAAGCTGGCGAAAACGGCTGTAAAAAAATAG
- a CDS encoding helix-turn-helix domain-containing protein has product MSLSKLQEAVGVDKGSLSRIENGEVKRPDFQSILSIAGVLGIPHSDIVEQYIEIGHKSEVIYAILQNELETLEHPSLITKIAGKFLEAPNEDTLYLVGKLYRDTDSINNDSIKLSLYGLILNHSRSHGIMPYIAKSMYQRYLIERNDFSRLKETYQTGKYILHYVDFLSSEERVCLYYKLGIHAYTLSNHYECIDYCKEVLKSGESQYKADALGVLIDAYFSIGAYKESELYLIQYKNFTYPQTKDNVILMDAFFNAKKGNVNQAIKQLESFLDTCRSASVIPATKQLLQLYLQLGNLEGAKVVLENDKATPAVVDERNPLVCATYADYLRVKGEYYLAAGDTGKGITNMVQSAFWYSKVDDVAKEKEVLNTAMHIHLTNNVSPQFTLELLSNYYQRIVKELEELA; this is encoded by the coding sequence ATGAGTCTGTCGAAGCTGCAAGAAGCGGTCGGCGTTGATAAGGGCAGCTTGTCGAGAATTGAAAACGGCGAGGTTAAACGTCCTGATTTTCAATCCATCTTGTCCATCGCTGGAGTATTAGGCATTCCCCATAGTGACATCGTAGAACAGTACATCGAGATTGGACATAAATCGGAAGTCATATATGCTATTTTGCAAAATGAGTTGGAAACACTTGAGCACCCGTCGTTGATAACAAAAATAGCCGGAAAGTTCCTTGAAGCACCAAATGAAGATACCCTGTATTTAGTAGGAAAGTTGTATCGTGATACAGACTCCATCAATAATGACTCCATCAAACTTTCGTTGTACGGCCTCATCCTTAATCACTCACGTTCTCATGGCATTATGCCTTACATAGCTAAAAGCATGTACCAACGTTATCTTATTGAACGAAATGATTTCAGCAGATTGAAGGAAACTTACCAGACTGGAAAGTATATTCTGCATTATGTTGATTTCCTATCGTCCGAGGAACGTGTGTGTTTGTATTATAAATTAGGCATTCATGCATACACCCTGAGCAATCATTACGAGTGCATTGATTATTGCAAAGAAGTATTGAAAAGCGGAGAAAGCCAATATAAAGCAGATGCGCTCGGTGTCCTTATAGATGCTTATTTCAGTATTGGAGCATATAAAGAGTCAGAACTGTATCTTATACAGTACAAAAATTTCACATACCCTCAAACAAAAGATAATGTCATACTTATGGATGCATTCTTCAATGCAAAAAAAGGAAATGTCAACCAAGCAATCAAACAGCTCGAATCATTTCTTGATACGTGCAGAAGTGCCTCCGTTATTCCGGCGACCAAACAACTTCTGCAATTGTACTTACAGCTGGGCAACCTCGAAGGCGCTAAAGTTGTTTTGGAGAACGACAAGGCAACTCCCGCTGTCGTTGATGAGAGAAATCCGTTAGTTTGCGCTACATACGCTGATTATCTTCGAGTCAAGGGAGAATATTATTTGGCTGCGGGCGACACCGGCAAAGGCATTACGAATATGGTTCAGTCTGCCTTTTGGTATTCCAAAGTAGATGATGTAGCCAAGGAAAAAGAAGTTCTCAATACCGCTATGCATATCCATTTAACGAATAACGTTTCACCTCAGTTTACGCTAGAACTGTTAAGCAATTACTACCAACGAATCGTTAAAGAATTGGAGGAATTAGCGTGA
- a CDS encoding AAA family ATPase: MIPWKMWFSGIRDYDSTKMDLSGRQEHVLITGPNGAGKSTITYCMGAVLYSSKVDLEGLRSRNLLPDETWKAHIRLLFKNEGLLRIDAPDYVEFSLRIVQEPGQPVKREFAISSGDHPEQWENMTRYTSGDRQYNFTAYKKDLQYKYKLDPDLFYLIWYQQEVNQFAVMHPEERFRIFAEMHGIDQVQRNWEESMEKQKETQETLRVAESNVANKKQWMKIKKSELDRYEDNKRRLLEGGKLYACSLLQLEAHYKREQEQLTSHIEQLELEVEQQQECIFEMKGQEEEMQERLQALRQQIEESNAKLSQYDIQLQTLESSIRETKSAIAELDHELAEVNKEKERITRTEAEVKRQLADVLESLCETGEQHDKLQFDLQQSNEGSKDLMMAISRLEAAIEQERKQGAVHEERLRQYTSSHHVQEELQRLEQALLQAKERRHESALRRRDLQEELSRLDDERDWSRRQMDSLAYFRSNGMNAYALRELVELDESAQWKAEEQFDAIKYTLFFDGQMASPPNDLYHVPLRKVVPDRPVTELPALKLRVKAGLNEKVMPHAMKALWWVGQFFQDGATRIDQGVLIDPFGIRGPQEQRRYILSARALIERKNEVRRSLQELERQLTELDASIAQDTKRYQELNSIIQLVREAEAYRTSEHERASRARKLAEEEKRLEQLNAHIRERKQAQEELMRHQIQLEREERELQAEAEFYGRLGQLKEKVEALHAKRQQLASLKEQREQLRMKQELEENELEKRETVERKQERELQDLRYKQEQAERGLQRLRHQLQTRGDALDTAKGELVNTIREIEDLKQLARVIGNEAQVDLFSDEQKEAEMQTNQRLSLSDILTDLERGRVQFNQARNEENIDPAAPDNYKVVEEEFHRLQDEYKRTMILFEQNRERTYELKNSLETTINMRVLEIKQRFTGYMSRFQFEGEIDWEQVEDRRQRTHFFLYIKARKEGHRGTMEDVSVKARGGKVGKGVSGGEESLSSLLFALALLQNLETSPDFIVLDEFDSALDEQRKLKVFDLYASELERKLIILTPKSHESAYLDRFSKAYIVHHDPTVPRSKVAGIVKRDS; this comes from the coding sequence ATGATACCGTGGAAAATGTGGTTCAGCGGCATTCGCGACTATGACAGTACAAAGATGGATCTGTCCGGTCGGCAGGAACATGTGCTGATTACCGGGCCGAATGGAGCGGGTAAATCAACAATAACGTATTGTATGGGGGCTGTCCTGTACTCGTCCAAGGTGGATCTGGAAGGATTGCGTTCTCGGAATCTGTTGCCGGATGAGACATGGAAGGCGCATATTCGTCTACTGTTCAAAAATGAAGGCTTGCTGCGAATCGATGCTCCCGATTATGTGGAGTTCTCCTTGCGCATTGTCCAGGAGCCTGGACAGCCGGTAAAGAGGGAATTCGCGATTTCCTCCGGCGATCATCCTGAGCAATGGGAGAATATGACTCGTTATACGTCTGGCGACCGCCAATATAACTTCACGGCATATAAGAAGGACCTGCAGTACAAGTATAAGCTCGATCCGGACCTGTTCTACCTGATTTGGTATCAGCAGGAGGTCAATCAGTTCGCCGTAATGCATCCTGAGGAGCGATTTCGTATCTTCGCAGAGATGCATGGGATTGATCAGGTGCAGCGCAACTGGGAAGAGAGTATGGAGAAGCAGAAGGAGACTCAAGAGACGCTTAGAGTGGCTGAGAGCAATGTGGCGAATAAGAAACAATGGATGAAGATTAAGAAATCGGAGCTTGATCGGTATGAAGATAATAAGCGGCGTCTGCTTGAAGGCGGAAAACTGTACGCCTGTTCGTTGCTGCAACTGGAAGCGCATTATAAGCGGGAGCAGGAGCAATTGACCAGTCATATCGAGCAGTTGGAACTTGAAGTAGAGCAGCAGCAGGAATGCATCTTCGAGATGAAGGGGCAGGAGGAGGAGATGCAAGAACGGCTTCAAGCCCTGCGCCAGCAGATTGAAGAATCCAATGCGAAGCTGTCCCAGTACGATATTCAGCTTCAAACGCTGGAGAGCAGCATCAGGGAGACGAAGAGCGCCATCGCGGAGCTTGATCATGAGCTTGCGGAAGTGAACAAGGAGAAGGAGCGCATTACGCGAACGGAAGCAGAGGTCAAGCGGCAGCTTGCCGACGTGCTAGAGTCCTTGTGCGAGACGGGTGAACAGCATGACAAGCTGCAATTCGACCTGCAGCAAAGTAATGAGGGTTCTAAAGATCTGATGATGGCCATCTCCAGACTGGAGGCCGCAATCGAGCAGGAGCGCAAGCAGGGGGCTGTGCATGAAGAGAGGCTGCGGCAATATACAAGCAGCCATCATGTTCAGGAAGAGCTTCAACGGCTAGAGCAAGCGCTGCTTCAGGCAAAGGAGCGACGACATGAGTCTGCGCTTCGTAGACGTGATTTGCAGGAGGAACTCTCCCGGCTTGACGATGAGCGCGACTGGTCCCGGAGGCAAATGGATTCATTGGCTTATTTCCGCTCCAACGGGATGAACGCGTATGCATTGCGTGAGCTGGTGGAGCTGGATGAATCGGCACAATGGAAAGCGGAAGAGCAGTTTGACGCGATCAAATACACCCTTTTTTTCGATGGTCAGATGGCTTCGCCCCCGAATGACTTGTATCATGTGCCCCTGCGCAAGGTCGTGCCGGATCGTCCGGTGACCGAACTTCCAGCGCTGAAGCTGCGGGTGAAGGCAGGTCTGAACGAGAAGGTGATGCCGCATGCGATGAAGGCGTTATGGTGGGTAGGGCAGTTCTTCCAGGATGGAGCTACACGAATCGATCAAGGCGTGCTAATCGATCCGTTCGGTATTCGTGGACCGCAGGAGCAACGGCGATATATTTTGAGTGCGCGGGCGCTAATCGAACGCAAGAATGAAGTGAGACGAAGCCTTCAGGAATTGGAGCGCCAACTCACTGAACTGGACGCATCGATAGCACAGGATACCAAGCGTTATCAGGAACTGAACAGCATTATCCAGTTGGTCAGGGAAGCCGAAGCTTATCGCACGAGTGAGCATGAGCGGGCGAGCAGAGCCAGGAAGCTTGCCGAAGAAGAGAAGCGTCTAGAACAGCTTAACGCACATATTCGTGAACGTAAGCAAGCGCAAGAGGAACTGATGCGGCATCAAATCCAGTTGGAGCGAGAGGAGCGAGAGCTGCAGGCGGAAGCTGAATTCTACGGCAGGCTTGGACAGCTGAAGGAGAAGGTCGAAGCGTTGCATGCGAAGCGGCAACAGCTAGCCAGCTTGAAGGAGCAGCGGGAACAGCTGCGCATGAAGCAGGAACTGGAGGAAAACGAGCTGGAGAAGCGGGAGACCGTAGAGCGTAAGCAAGAACGAGAGCTACAGGACCTCCGCTATAAGCAGGAGCAAGCGGAGCGCGGGCTCCAGAGATTGCGTCATCAACTGCAGACGAGGGGAGACGCACTCGATACGGCGAAAGGGGAACTCGTCAATACGATTCGGGAAATCGAGGATTTGAAGCAGCTTGCACGAGTGATCGGCAATGAGGCACAGGTTGACCTGTTCTCTGATGAGCAGAAAGAAGCGGAAATGCAGACGAATCAAAGGCTATCGCTCTCCGATATTCTAACGGACCTCGAGAGGGGACGGGTTCAGTTCAACCAAGCTCGCAATGAAGAGAACATTGACCCTGCCGCACCGGACAATTATAAGGTGGTGGAGGAGGAATTCCACCGTCTTCAGGACGAATATAAGCGGACAATGATCTTGTTCGAGCAGAATCGGGAGCGTACGTATGAGCTAAAAAACTCGCTTGAGACGACCATTAATATGAGGGTGCTTGAGATTAAGCAGCGGTTCACCGGTTATATGAGCCGGTTCCAATTCGAAGGGGAGATCGATTGGGAGCAGGTTGAGGATCGCCGTCAGCGGACACATTTTTTCTTGTATATCAAGGCACGGAAAGAAGGTCATCGCGGAACGATGGAGGATGTCAGCGTCAAGGCTCGCGGCGGCAAGGTAGGCAAAGGCGTTTCCGGAGGAGAAGAATCATTAAGCTCCCTGTTGTTCGCGCTCGCCCTGCTCCAGAATCTGGAGACATCCCCCGACTTCATCGTGCTCGACGAATTCGACAGCGCCCTGGACGAGCAGCGCAAGCTGAAGGTATTCGACCTGTATGCAAGCGAGCTGGAGCGGAAGCTTATCATCCTGACGCCGAAGTCTCACGAATCAGCCTATCTCGATCGCTTCTCCAAAGCGTACATCGTTCACCACGATCCAACGGTGCCG
- a CDS encoding BlaI/MecI/CopY family transcriptional regulator — protein MNQIPPITDAELEIMRVLWTNPNCLSNEVVKKMTDRMGWSPNTTRTLLSRLVQKEAAGAKLEKGSKRTQLFYPIISEQEYLRSETKSFMKKLYGGALKPMLANFLQDKKLNAQEIEDLKALFDENRSDGESEKREP, from the coding sequence ATGAATCAAATACCGCCCATTACGGATGCAGAGTTGGAAATTATGCGCGTCTTGTGGACAAATCCGAATTGCCTTTCGAACGAGGTCGTCAAGAAAATGACGGATCGAATGGGGTGGAGCCCGAATACGACTCGGACGCTCCTCAGTCGTCTGGTGCAGAAGGAAGCGGCGGGCGCAAAGCTGGAAAAGGGTTCGAAGCGCACCCAATTATTTTATCCGATCATCAGCGAGCAGGAGTACCTGCGGTCTGAAACCAAATCCTTCATGAAAAAACTGTATGGCGGAGCATTGAAGCCAATGTTGGCCAACTTTTTGCAGGATAAAAAGCTGAATGCGCAAGAAATCGAGGATCTGAAGGCATTGTTTGACGAAAACCGCAGCGACGGGGAATCGGAAAAGAGAGAGCCCTGA
- a CDS encoding DUF2399 domain-containing protein, whose amino-acid sequence MLANEGLFQYINEFILKKDEQLDRDTLTDVISPLADISVMKRTARTLRKVGILSLALLRDSNLHDETLVPDAQLLQWTPGKRAILADEGQAFDWLSKGWIIKELRLKRDGKTVERVHYRMGYLLYIYLQKQAAEVQQEKESWLKTYHAEIERVLEKWNSAQNQLHDRAALLSPLISHVSASLQWTNEELRQSDALSSSWGMPKRMRFLQFVLAFLSIAIHQEVFDWKEIGAQYVGDIGGSKAFDRDKDEFLHALEQWSTQPAAMFGLISPGQITPFYFAGHLSGQWSSYQPGPVHALTDLSIGQDQYRTNASTLWLVENRGILTRIAAERDFVKESCLFIACVDGHIRSSHRRLIHQLLKNSRIVQVLLWSDYDEDGLLISREMMDIVAAQEHLTIKWITHDHRVVTNWITYQSYMKDLLQKTRLEQEQVLGDAEEWRRWISL is encoded by the coding sequence GTGTTAGCGAACGAGGGGCTCTTTCAATATATCAATGAGTTCATTCTAAAAAAAGACGAGCAGTTGGATAGAGATACGCTTACCGATGTCATTTCTCCTCTTGCAGATATTTCAGTTATGAAGCGAACTGCAAGAACCTTGAGAAAGGTCGGCATCCTATCACTAGCGTTACTCAGGGATTCCAACTTGCATGATGAGACACTTGTCCCGGATGCGCAACTGCTTCAATGGACTCCCGGCAAGCGAGCAATACTTGCAGATGAAGGTCAGGCCTTTGATTGGCTAAGCAAGGGCTGGATTATTAAGGAGCTTCGCTTGAAGCGAGATGGCAAGACGGTGGAGCGAGTTCATTACCGAATGGGGTATCTTTTATATATTTACTTGCAAAAACAGGCCGCTGAGGTACAGCAGGAGAAGGAAAGCTGGTTGAAGACATACCATGCAGAGATCGAGCGTGTTCTGGAAAAATGGAATAGCGCGCAGAATCAACTTCATGATCGTGCTGCCTTGCTATCTCCGCTTATCTCGCATGTATCCGCCAGCCTTCAATGGACGAATGAAGAACTGAGACAATCGGATGCTCTGTCATCGTCTTGGGGGATGCCGAAGAGGATGAGATTTTTACAGTTCGTACTGGCGTTTCTGTCTATCGCCATTCATCAAGAGGTGTTCGACTGGAAAGAGATCGGCGCGCAGTATGTTGGAGATATAGGAGGCTCCAAAGCCTTTGATCGCGACAAGGATGAGTTTCTCCATGCCCTGGAGCAGTGGAGCACGCAGCCAGCGGCCATGTTCGGGCTAATCAGTCCCGGACAGATTACGCCCTTCTACTTTGCAGGGCATTTGAGCGGGCAATGGTCAAGCTATCAGCCGGGGCCTGTTCATGCGTTGACGGATTTGTCGATTGGACAGGATCAGTACCGCACGAATGCGTCCACGCTGTGGCTGGTCGAGAATCGGGGCATCTTGACGAGGATCGCTGCCGAACGGGATTTCGTGAAGGAGTCATGCTTGTTCATCGCCTGTGTAGATGGCCACATCAGAAGCTCCCATCGGCGTCTCATTCATCAACTGCTGAAGAATAGCCGCATTGTTCAGGTGCTCCTCTGGAGCGACTATGATGAGGACGGCCTCCTCATCTCACGAGAAATGATGGATATCGTTGCTGCGCAGGAACATCTTACGATCAAATGGATTACCCATGATCATCGAGTAGTTACCAATTGGATCACATACCAAAGTTACATGAAAGACTTGCTTCAGAAGACGAGGTTGGAGCAGGAACAAGTATTAGGAGATGCAGAGGAGTGGCGGCGATGGATCAGCCTTTAA
- a CDS encoding iron chelate uptake ABC transporter family permease subunit codes for MGYKAKTGVLAVLALTLIGLFLFFKLGDNWDYVLPKRTIKVLAIVLTGASIAFATTVFQTITNNRILTPSILGLDSLYMLIQTIVIFVFGSKTLMMMNSNVDFLVSVGLMVVFSGLLFKLIFKGENQNIYFLLLIGIIFGTFFGSMSTFMQVLIDPAEFMIVQDKMFASFTHVNTKLLLLGGVLLLLVTLYFLRFIKYLDVLALGREQAINLGVNYDYVVKRLLFIVAVLISISTALVGPITFLGLLVVNVTYQFLKTYRHSYLIAGSVLISIIALVGGQLIVERIFTFSTTLSVIINFVGGVYFIYLLMKENKSW; via the coding sequence ATGGGTTATAAAGCGAAAACGGGGGTTCTTGCTGTCCTTGCTCTCACGCTGATAGGGTTGTTCCTGTTCTTCAAGCTGGGGGACAACTGGGACTACGTGCTGCCGAAGAGAACAATCAAAGTATTGGCGATTGTCCTGACAGGCGCTTCGATCGCATTTGCCACAACCGTATTCCAGACGATTACGAACAACCGCATACTGACACCGAGCATATTGGGCCTGGATTCGCTGTATATGCTGATTCAGACCATCGTCATCTTCGTATTTGGCTCGAAGACACTGATGATGATGAACAGCAATGTGGACTTCCTGGTGTCCGTCGGACTGATGGTTGTGTTCTCGGGCCTGCTGTTCAAGCTTATATTCAAGGGCGAGAATCAGAACATATACTTCCTGCTGCTTATTGGCATTATATTTGGCACTTTTTTCGGAAGCATGTCCACCTTCATGCAGGTTCTGATTGACCCGGCAGAGTTCATGATCGTGCAGGACAAAATGTTCGCCAGCTTCACCCATGTCAATACGAAGCTGCTCCTTCTGGGAGGCGTGCTGCTTCTGCTCGTCACGCTCTACTTTCTGCGCTTCATCAAGTATCTGGATGTGCTTGCGCTAGGCAGGGAGCAGGCGATCAACCTCGGCGTCAATTACGACTATGTCGTGAAGCGGCTGCTCTTTATCGTCGCTGTACTTATCTCAATTTCCACGGCGCTTGTCGGGCCGATTACCTTTCTCGGCTTGCTCGTCGTGAACGTAACGTATCAATTTCTGAAGACGTACCGGCACAGCTATCTTATCGCCGGCTCCGTCCTCATCAGCATTATCGCCCTTGTGGGCGGCCAGCTCATTGTGGAGCGGATATTCACCTTCTCCACGACGCTTAGCGTCATCATCAATTTCGTCGGCGGGGTCTACTTTATTTATCTTCTAATGAAGGAGAACAAATCATGGTAG
- a CDS encoding ABC transporter ATP-binding protein produces the protein MVEVRGVSKQYGGKNVIEDISVTIAKRKITSFIGPNGAGKSTLLSIISRLISKDSGEVIIDGKEISQWDSKELAKKISILKQSNHINLRLTIRELVSFGRFPYSQGRLSDEDWKYVDEAIEYMGLADMQHKYLDQLSGGQKQRAYIAMVIAQNTEYILLDEPLNNLDMKHSVQIMKILRRLVNELGKTIVIVIHDINFASCYSDYIVALKNGKVIKEGATDDIIDSAVLHDIYDMDMSIENFNDNKICVYYA, from the coding sequence ATGGTAGAAGTAAGAGGCGTATCCAAACAATATGGCGGCAAAAACGTGATCGAGGACATCTCGGTTACGATTGCCAAAAGAAAAATCACGTCGTTCATCGGTCCGAATGGCGCAGGCAAAAGTACGCTGCTGTCTATCATAAGCAGGCTCATTTCGAAGGATTCCGGAGAAGTGATCATTGACGGGAAAGAAATCAGCCAGTGGGACAGCAAGGAGCTGGCGAAAAAGATCTCGATTCTGAAGCAGTCGAACCATATCAATCTGCGGCTTACGATTCGGGAGCTGGTCTCCTTCGGGCGCTTCCCTTATTCGCAAGGGAGATTGTCCGACGAAGATTGGAAGTACGTCGATGAAGCGATTGAATATATGGGGCTTGCCGACATGCAGCACAAGTATCTGGATCAGCTGAGCGGCGGGCAGAAGCAGCGGGCTTATATCGCGATGGTTATCGCGCAGAATACAGAGTATATATTGCTTGACGAACCGCTGAACAACCTGGATATGAAGCATTCCGTGCAGATTATGAAAATATTGCGCAGACTCGTCAATGAGCTCGGCAAAACGATTGTCATCGTCATTCACGATATCAACTTTGCCTCCTGCTATTCCGACTATATCGTGGCATTGAAGAATGGCAAAGTCATCAAGGAGGGCGCGACCGATGACATTATCGACAGCGCGGTTCTCCATGACATTTATGATATGGACATGAGCATCGAGAACTTCAATGATAATAAGATCTGCGTTTATTATGCATAG